The following are from one region of the Methanothermobacter sp. genome:
- the thiD gene encoding bifunctional hydroxymethylpyrimidine kinase/phosphomethylpyrimidine kinase, with product MMALSIAGFDPSGGAGILADIKTFSAIGVYGAGVITALTAQNVRRVSGVMAVPPEFVAQQIDLVMEDLDMVYAKTGMLYSEEIVLTVAEKIREYDLQVVVDPVMVAASGGSLSAGGFSNALKDHLLPEALIATPNVAEAERLSGVSIRTLDDAVRAARVLGEICDVIITGGHLDGNNVLCIDGDVSVIEGELVESRNTHGSGCSFSAATAAYLEMGLELVDALKKAGDFVREAIRYGHHGTLNQFWMYGEKVSAEDLKD from the coding sequence ATGATGGCGCTTTCAATCGCTGGTTTTGATCCATCAGGCGGGGCGGGGATCCTAGCCGATATCAAGACATTCTCCGCCATTGGAGTTTACGGTGCAGGGGTTATAACCGCACTCACTGCCCAGAACGTGAGGAGGGTTTCGGGTGTAATGGCCGTGCCCCCTGAATTTGTTGCCCAGCAGATCGACCTGGTGATGGAGGACCTGGATATGGTGTATGCCAAGACGGGCATGCTCTACAGTGAGGAGATAGTGCTGACCGTTGCAGAGAAGATCAGGGAGTACGACCTGCAGGTTGTGGTGGACCCTGTGATGGTGGCGGCCTCAGGTGGCAGCCTATCTGCAGGTGGTTTTTCTAACGCGCTTAAAGATCATCTGCTCCCTGAGGCACTCATAGCAACACCAAATGTTGCAGAGGCAGAGAGACTCTCCGGGGTCTCCATAAGGACCCTGGATGACGCTGTGAGGGCCGCGAGGGTCCTGGGTGAAATCTGCGACGTGATAATAACAGGTGGTCACCTGGATGGTAATAATGTGCTCTGCATTGACGGTGACGTATCTGTAATTGAGGGTGAACTGGTAGAGAGCAGGAACACCCATGGAAGCGGGTGTTCATTTTCAGCTGCAACCGCTGCATACCTTGAGATGGGCCTTGAACTGGTTGATGCCCTTAAAAAGGCAGGGGACTTTGTAAGGGAGGCTATAAGGTACGGGCACCATGGTACCCTCAACCAGTTCTGGATGTACGGTGAAAAGGTTAGTGCTGAAGACCTGAAAGACTGA
- the cofC gene encoding 2-phospho-L-lactate guanylyltransferase, whose amino-acid sequence MKTCAIIPVSRFAHAKTRLSPTLSPSEREGLLRAMLMDVSEALRRHVDRVLVISADEDVLEYAYSLGVDILEERGRKDLNGALEQAAEFCIPEFERVMITPSDIPLIGKTDITELLHRASHFDVVIAPAKGGGTNTLIFRPGSMRLRFGDCSFFEHVSEAERRGLSVSVYDSFYLSLDVNTAEDLGEIILHGEGTHAREYLKKLSFTVRPSRGSDRLEVSRSF is encoded by the coding sequence ATGAAGACCTGCGCCATAATACCGGTTTCAAGGTTTGCACATGCAAAGACACGACTATCCCCAACACTTTCACCATCAGAAAGGGAGGGGCTGCTCAGGGCCATGCTGATGGATGTTTCAGAGGCCCTCAGGAGACACGTTGACCGTGTGCTGGTGATCAGTGCAGATGAAGATGTCCTTGAATACGCCTACAGCCTCGGAGTCGATATACTTGAGGAGAGGGGCCGGAAGGATCTTAACGGTGCCCTGGAACAGGCTGCCGAGTTCTGCATACCAGAATTTGAGAGGGTCATGATAACACCCTCAGACATACCCCTCATAGGGAAAACCGATATCACTGAACTCCTCCACAGGGCATCCCACTTCGATGTTGTGATAGCCCCCGCCAAGGGTGGCGGGACCAACACCCTGATATTCAGGCCGGGGTCCATGAGGCTGAGGTTCGGTGATTGCAGCTTCTTCGAGCATGTGAGTGAAGCTGAGAGGAGGGGTCTCAGCGTCTCAGTGTATGACTCATTCTATCTTTCACTGGACGTTAACACAGCAGAGGACCTCGGGGAGATAATACTCCATGGAGAAGGGACCCATGCAAGGGAGTACCTCAAAAAGCTGAGTTTCACTGTGAGGCCCTCAAGGGGCTCTGACAGGCTTGAGGTTTCAAGATCATTCTAG
- a CDS encoding adenylosuccinate synthetase, which translates to MTCTVLVGGGWGDEGKGKCITYLCYNDKPSIIARAGVGPNAGHSVEFRGEKYGLRLTPSGFFHEDARLLIGAGVLVDPEVFLHEMEYLSKYNVAERTGVDYRCAIIEKKHKEQDQSSSYLSKKIGSTGTGCGPANADRVMRTAKLAREIKELEDFLTDVPLEVNEALDEGEDVFVEGSQGFGLSLYYGTYPYVTSKDTTASTAAADVGIGPTRVDEVIAVFKSYITRVGEGPFPTEISQEEAEELGLEEYGTVTGRRRRIGLFDMEMARESCMINGATQIAVTCVDRLYPQCERVREYSDLSAEVKRFIEEIESETGVPVTIISTGPSLEDTIDLRDELL; encoded by the coding sequence ATGACGTGCACCGTTTTAGTTGGAGGAGGATGGGGTGACGAAGGTAAAGGTAAATGCATAACCTATCTATGTTACAATGACAAGCCATCAATAATAGCAAGGGCCGGGGTGGGACCCAACGCGGGCCACTCAGTTGAATTCAGAGGTGAGAAGTATGGACTTCGCCTCACACCCTCAGGTTTCTTCCATGAGGATGCAAGGCTCCTCATAGGTGCCGGGGTCCTTGTTGACCCTGAGGTCTTCCTCCATGAAATGGAGTACCTTTCAAAGTACAATGTGGCAGAGAGGACAGGTGTCGACTACAGGTGCGCCATAATAGAGAAGAAGCACAAGGAGCAGGACCAGTCATCCAGTTACCTCTCCAAGAAGATAGGGAGCACTGGGACAGGATGCGGACCCGCAAATGCAGACCGCGTCATGAGGACAGCGAAACTTGCACGTGAAATCAAGGAACTGGAGGATTTCCTTACAGACGTACCCCTGGAGGTCAACGAGGCCCTTGATGAGGGGGAGGACGTCTTTGTGGAGGGATCCCAGGGATTCGGCCTTTCACTCTACTACGGCACATACCCCTATGTTACAAGCAAGGACACCACCGCAAGCACAGCCGCGGCGGATGTGGGTATTGGACCCACAAGGGTTGATGAGGTCATAGCGGTCTTCAAATCATACATTACGAGGGTCGGTGAGGGCCCCTTCCCGACTGAGATCAGCCAGGAGGAGGCAGAGGAGCTCGGCCTTGAAGAGTATGGTACAGTCACAGGGAGAAGACGTAGGATTGGCCTGTTTGATATGGAGATGGCCAGGGAATCCTGTATGATCAATGGGGCCACACAGATAGCTGTTACCTGTGTCGACAGACTTTACCCTCAATGTGAACGTGTCAGGGAGTACTCTGACCTCTCAGCCGAAGTGAAACGTTTCATAGAGGAGATAGAATCCGAAACAGGTGTTCCGGTCACCATAATATCCACGGGTCCATCCCTTGAGGATACAATTGACCTCAGGGATGAGCTGCTTTAA
- a CDS encoding sensor histidine kinase has product MDRNLKIFIAAIIVLSVISQFSAFKNDIVSLITVITNLAAFLGLIYASIYARKVHPHLYLTLVLLSTAQFFSFLGDLTWFILESILLQSPFPSAADVFYLIYYPLFAAGIFSVPVRRYSDLRSITDLMIILIASLSAAWVFLVKPTVPAGGNLLEVAVSTLYTIGDLIIIFMLMDLIINKLGKFRSKTLHIFLMSVIVLIIADISFVHQNIIGDLSGGLQDLLWPLSYLLLLVAVDEFFREDWSKPVYVERKLSIITYLPHIFIVLFYLLTVYSILEIGVYHSNELILSLGVIIVLFVLRQHLSMKENLTLLNEVENERKQTENYLEVAGSLIMVLDARNRVKLINRRGLEILECERGEVEGKNWFMVFVPPEDREWREELYNSKINSGEYGYHLTGNIITCNGKRKIVAWHVRFLRENGEFTGSIISGEDITEIQKARKALEMSEKRYREIFELAPSPIISLEEDLTIKDCNNRAESVLGYRKDDLEGRNLKEIIHPEDSEEDVEGSRRLLKADGEIIYANLKLTHVGDELILIVEDQTDIIRSLREKELLLREIHHRVKNNLQIISSLLSIQERKVESEELSRVLRESRDRIRSIALVHEHLYRSTDLTNIRIRDYLMNLISKISQGQVEKGSIMIETDIEDLEFNLETSLPLGLIVNELVTNSLEHSGAENIKVELKDLNGCFELVVSDDGRGVKSPEVLEGSGNMGWYLVRALSDQLDAYMNIETGDGLTVTLRFRELGYTERY; this is encoded by the coding sequence ATGGACAGAAACCTCAAGATATTCATAGCAGCCATTATCGTTCTTTCGGTTATATCACAGTTTTCAGCCTTCAAAAATGACATTGTATCCCTGATAACAGTAATAACAAACCTTGCAGCGTTTCTGGGGCTTATATACGCCAGCATCTACGCCAGAAAGGTCCACCCACACCTCTACCTGACCCTGGTACTTTTATCCACTGCCCAGTTCTTCTCATTCCTGGGTGACCTTACATGGTTCATACTTGAGAGCATACTCCTCCAGAGCCCATTCCCCTCAGCTGCAGACGTATTTTACCTGATATACTATCCCCTATTCGCAGCCGGAATCTTCAGCGTCCCTGTAAGGAGGTATTCCGACCTAAGATCAATCACAGATCTCATGATAATCCTTATAGCATCCCTATCGGCGGCCTGGGTCTTCCTTGTTAAGCCAACAGTTCCTGCAGGAGGGAATCTCCTGGAGGTCGCTGTCTCAACACTCTACACCATCGGTGACCTCATCATAATTTTCATGCTCATGGATCTGATCATAAACAAGCTTGGCAAATTCCGCTCAAAAACACTTCATATATTCCTCATGAGCGTCATCGTTCTTATCATTGCGGATATATCATTTGTCCACCAGAATATAATCGGAGATTTATCTGGAGGTCTTCAGGACCTCCTCTGGCCCCTGAGCTACCTGTTACTCCTGGTTGCGGTGGACGAGTTCTTCAGGGAGGACTGGTCAAAACCAGTCTATGTTGAGAGAAAGCTCTCAATTATCACATACCTCCCCCACATATTCATAGTGCTTTTCTACCTTTTAACAGTATACAGCATCCTTGAAATTGGTGTTTATCACTCTAATGAACTCATCCTATCCCTTGGGGTGATCATAGTACTCTTTGTCTTAAGACAGCACCTCTCCATGAAGGAAAACCTCACCCTTCTAAATGAGGTTGAGAATGAAAGAAAACAGACTGAGAATTACCTTGAAGTTGCAGGCTCCCTCATAATGGTGCTGGATGCCAGGAACCGGGTGAAACTCATAAACAGAAGGGGTCTTGAAATCCTTGAATGTGAACGTGGGGAAGTTGAGGGTAAAAACTGGTTCATGGTCTTCGTACCCCCTGAGGACCGTGAGTGGCGCGAGGAACTCTACAACAGCAAGATCAATTCAGGTGAGTATGGTTACCACCTGACAGGAAATATAATAACCTGTAATGGTAAAAGAAAGATCGTGGCATGGCATGTCAGGTTCCTGAGGGAAAATGGTGAGTTCACCGGGAGCATAATCTCAGGTGAGGATATAACAGAGATTCAGAAGGCCAGAAAAGCCCTTGAGATGAGTGAGAAGAGATACCGGGAGATATTCGAACTGGCACCAAGCCCAATAATCTCACTGGAAGAGGACCTCACCATAAAGGACTGCAACAACAGGGCGGAATCCGTTCTTGGCTACCGGAAGGATGATCTTGAGGGGAGAAACCTCAAGGAAATCATACACCCGGAGGATTCAGAGGAAGATGTTGAGGGAAGCCGGCGCCTCCTCAAAGCCGATGGTGAAATCATATATGCGAACCTCAAGCTTACACATGTTGGAGATGAACTCATCCTCATAGTGGAGGACCAGACCGATATAATCAGGTCCCTCAGGGAGAAGGAGCTACTGCTCCGGGAGATACACCACCGTGTCAAGAACAACCTCCAGATAATCTCAAGCCTCCTCAGCATACAGGAGCGCAAGGTGGAATCAGAGGAACTCTCAAGGGTCCTCAGGGAGAGCCGTGACCGTATAAGGTCCATTGCCCTTGTCCACGAGCACCTCTACCGCTCAACAGACCTCACAAACATAAGGATAAGGGACTACCTCATGAACCTTATCTCAAAGATAAGCCAGGGGCAGGTGGAGAAGGGTTCCATCATGATCGAGACAGATATAGAGGACCTTGAATTCAACCTTGAGACAAGCCTCCCTCTTGGACTCATAGTAAATGAACTCGTCACCAATTCACTGGAACACTCCGGTGCAGAGAACATCAAAGTGGAGTTAAAGGACCTCAATGGATGCTTTGAACTCGTGGTCTCAGATGATGGGAGGGGAGTTAAGTCCCCAGAGGTGCTTGAGGGATCAGGTAATATGGGATGGTACCTTGTAAGGGCCCTTTCAGACCAGCTTGACGCCTACATGAACATTGAAACAGGAGATGGTTTAACCGTCACCCTCAGGTTCAGGGAACTGGGATACACAGAAAGATACTGA
- a CDS encoding zinc ribbon domain-containing protein: protein MPERKHRPHIRKEKLDNIRGNMKIVCVNCGAENPKDSNFCSGCGRHLKRKICVRCGTENADDAVYCRRCGMKLEGDVPEGYSTLPYRNMEGLTAPEFIFILLFSPLAGLIGFLIWYGEKPRKARQSLSIALVMFLFAMIIFLF from the coding sequence ATGCCAGAAAGAAAACACCGACCCCATATCAGAAAGGAGAAACTGGATAACATCAGAGGGAATATGAAAATTGTATGTGTAAACTGCGGGGCAGAGAACCCTAAAGACAGTAACTTCTGTTCAGGGTGCGGAAGACACCTCAAGAGGAAAATCTGCGTCCGATGCGGTACCGAAAATGCCGATGATGCGGTATACTGCAGAAGATGCGGCATGAAACTTGAGGGTGACGTCCCGGAAGGTTACAGCACACTCCCCTACAGGAACATGGAGGGACTCACAGCACCTGAATTCATATTTATACTCCTATTCTCACCCCTAGCAGGTTTGATAGGATTCCTCATATGGTACGGTGAAAAGCCAAGAAAGGCGCGGCAGTCCCTCTCCATAGCCCTGGTGATGTTCCTCTTTGCCATGATCATATTCCTTTTCTAG
- a CDS encoding ATP-binding protein, translating into MDYYHDEKMQELFELLKQPKTLDEIDLSVNFIKNLLLKIIATYGSIQVNRIHEITGLHVDILEECLKEMEKDELCAPTGGGFLFPSVTYTIKKKGRKQADKLLKENPYMGMAPVSYDRYFEIMGRQLEGRFPIKIPQEVIDKAFSDVVGNESAKKTLIEGAIGGKGLFIYGPPGTGKTFITSKMSDLLPPLVIPRYVEFSEQVIQFYDPDFHRACPEQPEDPRWVKIYAPFVFTGSELTTEKLETRFDPNKGVYETSPIIKANGGVLLIDDLGRQKEDHNALLNRLIVPLENKKDMIYVKGSPIVVHTHFIPAFSTNLDITIMDEAHLRRAPLHVHLEKPSVDEIVEVFRRNLESMGEEYDPEVLERFARVYKPMTEGGEGLQPTFAHARDIAQIAQAVRIRKGEDRLTLETMEEALQQHVLIALQRRFTPMLFERIIRKKA; encoded by the coding sequence ATGGATTACTACCATGATGAAAAGATGCAGGAACTCTTTGAGTTGCTCAAACAGCCAAAGACACTGGATGAAATAGACCTCTCAGTTAACTTCATAAAAAACCTCCTTCTGAAGATCATAGCAACCTATGGGAGCATACAGGTTAACAGAATACATGAGATAACAGGTCTCCATGTGGACATACTTGAGGAGTGCCTCAAGGAGATGGAGAAGGATGAGCTCTGCGCACCAACAGGTGGGGGCTTTCTCTTCCCCAGTGTAACCTACACCATCAAGAAAAAGGGAAGGAAACAGGCAGATAAACTCCTCAAGGAGAACCCCTACATGGGGATGGCACCTGTAAGCTATGACCGCTACTTTGAAATAATGGGAAGGCAGCTTGAGGGAAGATTCCCGATAAAGATCCCCCAGGAGGTAATAGATAAGGCCTTCAGTGACGTCGTGGGGAATGAAAGCGCAAAGAAGACACTCATCGAGGGCGCGATAGGTGGTAAGGGATTATTCATCTACGGGCCGCCGGGTACAGGTAAAACCTTCATAACAAGCAAGATGTCAGACCTTCTCCCCCCACTGGTCATACCAAGGTATGTGGAGTTCAGTGAACAGGTCATACAGTTCTATGACCCTGACTTCCACCGTGCATGCCCTGAACAACCAGAGGACCCAAGGTGGGTTAAGATATACGCCCCATTTGTCTTCACAGGGTCCGAACTTACAACTGAAAAACTTGAAACCAGATTCGACCCCAACAAGGGCGTCTATGAGACATCCCCCATAATAAAGGCCAATGGCGGAGTTCTTCTCATCGACGACCTTGGAAGACAGAAGGAAGACCACAACGCCCTCCTGAACCGCCTCATCGTCCCACTGGAGAACAAGAAGGACATGATCTACGTTAAGGGGTCCCCAATAGTCGTCCACACACACTTCATACCTGCCTTCTCAACCAACCTTGACATAACAATAATGGACGAGGCCCACCTCAGGAGGGCGCCGCTGCATGTACACCTTGAAAAACCCAGTGTGGATGAGATAGTGGAAGTCTTCAGGCGCAACCTTGAATCAATGGGGGAGGAATACGACCCCGAGGTCCTTGAAAGGTTTGCAAGGGTCTACAAGCCGATGACCGAGGGAGGCGAGGGCCTCCAGCCAACCTTTGCCCATGCAAGGGATATAGCCCAGATAGCCCAGGCCGTGAGGATAAGGAAGGGTGAGGACAGATTAACCCTTGAAACCATGGAGGAGGCCCTCCAGCAGCACGTACTAATAGCACTCCAGAGGAGATTCACCCCCATGCTCTTTGAGAGAATAATAAGAAAGAAGGCATGA
- a CDS encoding magnesium transporter, translated as MRELLSADGKLGDIMKRDIISLPPEDDLFDIPYLALSHGIKAIPVVDHEGRFMGVVTHDEIIRILKMEADRDILHFGGVFHRVIDEDLGALNMVRSRVPWLVVGVIGGTITAALIGSFEGLLSEFIALASFIPIMVYMSDAVGTQSEALIIRKIAVDPSMRPLLYIRREVMVAAGIGALSSAFAGLMAGLTRMNPSLGLIVFISMFFSVLAAVFISTASPLVFRRLGFDPAVAAGPLATILSDFTTTLIYLSVASPIL; from the coding sequence ATGAGGGAACTCCTCTCCGCCGATGGAAAACTCGGTGACATCATGAAGAGGGATATTATATCCTTACCCCCTGAAGATGACCTGTTTGATATACCCTACCTGGCACTTTCACATGGAATTAAGGCCATACCCGTGGTTGACCATGAGGGTAGATTCATGGGTGTGGTGACCCATGATGAGATCATAAGGATACTGAAGATGGAGGCCGACCGGGACATCCTGCACTTCGGGGGAGTATTCCACAGGGTCATCGACGAGGACCTGGGGGCGCTGAACATGGTGAGGTCAAGGGTACCCTGGCTGGTGGTGGGAGTCATAGGCGGTACCATAACAGCAGCCCTCATAGGTAGCTTTGAGGGCCTCCTATCAGAGTTCATAGCACTGGCATCATTCATACCCATAATGGTTTACATGAGTGACGCCGTCGGAACCCAGTCAGAGGCCCTTATAATACGTAAGATCGCTGTGGACCCCTCAATGAGGCCCCTCCTCTATATCAGAAGGGAGGTTATGGTGGCGGCAGGGATAGGGGCCCTTTCATCTGCCTTCGCTGGTTTGATGGCTGGTCTTACAAGGATGAACCCTTCACTGGGGTTGATCGTCTTCATATCCATGTTTTTCAGTGTTCTTGCAGCTGTCTTCATATCCACCGCATCCCCCCTGGTATTCCGGAGGCTCGGCTTTGACCCGGCGGTTGCAGCCGGACCCCTTGCAACCATCCTCAGTGACTTTACAACAACGCTGATATACCTGAGTGTTGCATCGCCAATACTCTAA
- a CDS encoding methylated-DNA--[protein]-cysteine S-methyltransferase, translated as MYILRHPLACVAVLCEDGRVQRIFFPSEGDNLEGTASGQESEFMAELTASIWRFLDGEDVRFDLSILDWGVCTEYQRRVLLVVSDIPRGYTLSYAEVAESAGGGPRSVAGALAGNPFPLIIPCHRVIRSDGSPGGYQGGSDLKRRLLEMEGVL; from the coding sequence ATGTATATTCTGAGGCATCCACTGGCATGTGTTGCTGTTTTATGTGAGGATGGTAGGGTTCAGAGGATCTTCTTTCCCTCTGAGGGGGATAATCTTGAGGGTACCGCCAGCGGCCAGGAATCTGAGTTCATGGCGGAACTCACAGCTTCCATATGGAGATTCCTTGATGGTGAGGACGTCCGCTTTGACCTCTCGATACTTGACTGGGGGGTATGCACAGAATACCAGAGGAGGGTCCTCCTTGTTGTATCTGATATTCCCAGGGGCTACACACTCTCTTACGCCGAGGTCGCAGAGTCTGCAGGTGGAGGTCCAAGGAGCGTGGCAGGGGCACTGGCAGGCAACCCCTTTCCACTTATCATCCCATGTCACAGGGTTATAAGAAGCGATGGGAGCCCTGGGGGCTACCAGGGGGGCAGTGATCTTAAGAGGAGGCTCCTTGAAATGGAGGGTGTCCTTTAG
- a CDS encoding type II CAAX endopeptidase family protein, whose protein sequence is MKSERISDFLMVTFLFSWILWIPVAMISNGFTFPEPIQSFLRSPYNPAAFGPTLAAVILTYRYGGRDELVAFLKKGIKRDFPRIWWAIILLLFPAITALSLYLGVLWGDPQPFLYWTSNPLLVPMVFLYIFFLGGPLQEEFGWRGYALPRLQERHSPIYAAIIIGIIWGLWHIPLFFIQGSIQSQVPFWSFMILIISASVIYTWVYNSTGSILAAMIIHTTGNLSYLLFPVQSTIAGGVFLMILNVSAALAVLLFAGSELKTDFT, encoded by the coding sequence TTGAAGAGTGAGCGTATATCAGACTTTTTAATGGTTACCTTTCTGTTTTCATGGATACTCTGGATACCGGTTGCAATGATCTCAAATGGCTTCACATTCCCTGAACCCATTCAGTCCTTTCTCAGAAGCCCCTATAACCCTGCGGCCTTTGGGCCGACCCTTGCTGCAGTTATCCTGACCTACAGGTACGGGGGGCGGGATGAGCTTGTCGCATTTCTGAAGAAGGGAATTAAACGTGATTTCCCGAGGATCTGGTGGGCCATAATCCTCCTCCTCTTCCCGGCTATCACGGCTCTTTCACTTTATCTGGGTGTCCTCTGGGGTGACCCACAGCCCTTCCTCTACTGGACCTCCAACCCTCTGCTTGTCCCCATGGTGTTCCTCTACATATTCTTCCTTGGAGGTCCCCTACAGGAGGAATTCGGGTGGAGGGGGTATGCACTTCCAAGGCTCCAGGAGAGGCACTCCCCCATCTACGCGGCAATAATAATTGGGATTATCTGGGGACTCTGGCACATACCCCTGTTCTTTATACAGGGCAGTATACAGTCACAGGTACCCTTCTGGAGCTTCATGATCCTTATAATATCTGCCTCGGTGATATACACCTGGGTTTACAATTCAACAGGGAGCATACTGGCTGCCATGATAATCCACACAACCGGTAACCTATCCTACCTCCTCTTCCCTGTCCAGTCAACCATCGCAGGGGGAGTGTTCCTAATGATACTCAATGTATCCGCTGCCCTGGCGGTGCTACTCTTTGCAGGATCAGAGCTTAAAACAGACTTCACTTAA
- a CDS encoding sulfurtransferase: MEPYGGGDGRVRWVTPAWLMENLEDVEVIDCQPNIHDYILEHIPGAVYLNEGLFREPRGIAPAMYIPKDAAESIFRQAGVENKPTVVYTATGGVKGWGDGLEQTMVAYSLARFGHEEVLVLNGGLAEWKKAGGEVTKVFPEVEESDFTVKEQEDFYIEYPEFKSIKDDDDVLVLDARPPEVYEGQGPWIKPGHIPGAVNLPWASLMDDENKTLLKPEEEIRELVESVEATPDKKIICSCGTGREATNEFLLFKWYLGYPDVRIYEGSFTEWTQIEDNPTVTGPNPY, translated from the coding sequence ATGGAACCATATGGTGGAGGAGATGGCCGCGTAAGGTGGGTGACACCGGCGTGGCTCATGGAGAACCTGGAGGATGTTGAAGTAATCGACTGCCAGCCCAACATCCACGACTACATACTTGAGCACATACCAGGAGCAGTGTACCTCAATGAGGGCCTCTTCAGGGAGCCCCGTGGTATTGCACCCGCAATGTACATCCCTAAGGACGCCGCAGAATCGATATTCAGACAGGCAGGTGTTGAAAACAAGCCAACCGTTGTATACACCGCCACCGGCGGAGTCAAGGGATGGGGTGACGGACTTGAGCAGACAATGGTTGCCTACAGCCTTGCAAGGTTCGGACACGAAGAGGTCCTTGTACTGAACGGGGGACTTGCAGAGTGGAAGAAAGCCGGGGGAGAGGTGACAAAGGTCTTCCCTGAGGTAGAGGAATCAGATTTTACTGTTAAAGAGCAGGAGGACTTCTACATAGAGTACCCTGAGTTCAAGAGTATAAAGGACGATGATGACGTCCTGGTACTTGATGCAAGACCCCCTGAGGTCTATGAGGGTCAGGGGCCCTGGATAAAACCCGGGCACATCCCCGGTGCGGTTAACCTCCCATGGGCCAGCCTCATGGACGATGAAAATAAGACACTCCTGAAACCAGAGGAGGAGATAAGGGAACTCGTGGAGTCTGTGGAGGCAACACCCGATAAGAAAATCATCTGCAGCTGTGGAACCGGAAGGGAGGCCACCAACGAGTTTCTGCTTTTCAAGTGGTACCTTGGATACCCTGATGTGAGGATATATGAGGGCTCATTCACCGAGTGGACCCAGATAGAGGACAACCCAACGGTAACGGGCCCCAACCCATACTGA